One Herbaspirillum rubrisubalbicans genomic window carries:
- a CDS encoding immunity 52 family protein, whose amino-acid sequence MDIHFSYRYDQNILPDVATQLQSLWRTAVLLDQVGVPIADWCPPADTPENSLRNKAFEDHGPSKAALAIFKEKDKDRDEMDVRSMVIWNGLLEEGSILMSHTLVVRDYPSKSSFSLRFKSVPALTEKSRMITVIKGLLEIWPAPFISVSDPRYDVIHKVFDDRPGVGWMLYLPKVINASQLPEAQELIHVEDSTGKQKGTIVVSILDEPFSVQNEEHIKVATSIEIRLVEQDLLPRRSEM is encoded by the coding sequence ATGGACATCCATTTTTCTTATCGCTACGACCAAAATATTCTTCCGGATGTCGCTACTCAGTTGCAATCACTATGGCGCACGGCAGTTTTGTTAGATCAAGTAGGCGTACCTATTGCCGATTGGTGCCCGCCCGCAGACACCCCGGAAAATTCATTGCGAAACAAAGCATTCGAGGACCATGGTCCATCTAAAGCTGCATTAGCCATTTTCAAAGAGAAAGACAAAGACCGCGACGAGATGGATGTTCGCTCGATGGTCATTTGGAACGGGCTTCTAGAGGAAGGCTCCATTTTGATGAGTCACACTTTGGTCGTACGTGACTATCCCTCTAAATCTTCGTTTAGCCTGCGTTTTAAGTCTGTTCCAGCGCTAACAGAAAAGTCACGAATGATTACGGTGATCAAGGGGTTGTTAGAGATTTGGCCTGCGCCCTTTATTTCAGTCAGCGATCCTCGCTACGATGTCATACATAAAGTATTTGATGACCGACCGGGCGTTGGCTGGATGCTCTATCTTCCCAAAGTAATTAATGCTTCTCAGCTTCCTGAAGCGCAGGAGTTGATTCACGTTGAGGACAGCACTGGGAAGCAAAAAGGGACTATCGTCGTTAGTATCTTGGACGAGCCCTTTTCAGTTCAAAACGAGGAGCACATCAAGGTTGCTACCTCCATTGAAATAAGGCTCGTTGAGCAGGATTTGCTCCCTCGCCGTAGTGAAATGTAA
- a CDS encoding type I polyketide synthase gives MIPAENDTQHIPRDAAPTQPTGKDQERQAIAIIGLAFRFPGDLADEDSLWSALSEGRDMVTHLPAERFATDELAHPERPEAGRSVNFSAGVLSGIDQFDAAFFGISPREAAWLDPQQRLLLELSWEAMENAGKPPSSLAGTDCAVYVGISSLDYGTRGLDDLASLSAHTMTGNTLSLAANRLSYFFDLRGPSLAVDTACSSSLFALHHACRCLQHGEAKVALVGGVNLLLHPYPFVGFTKASMLSADGRCKVFDAAGNGYVRAEGGAVLLLKPLRQAQRDGDCIHAVILASGINSDGKRKTGITIPSQAGQAELMRSVLKQSGLRGADIDFIEAHGTGTMVGDPVEAAAIGEVYGGQRAAPLPIGSIKANLGHLEAASGMASLVKTVLALKRRALPPQIQLHEAHPSIDLEALNLRCHTSPFPLSKEGPLLAGVNSFGFGGANAHVLLCEYHADVSTDCRTTPASPPPLFLSAANEAALRALAGRYQRLLDKHTAGLDFYDLAWSAAYRRNRLPSRLALYCEDGKKAATALAAFAQGQPHEAIVQEQGLPQKGRVAFVYTGNGAQWTGMALRLMHESSRFAVSMADLDARMAAVAGFSILEQLQADAHSSRLDDTEVAQPLIFAIQVALTQWLAAQHVIPDVVCGHSVGEVAAAWACGMLDMDAAIRLIVARSRAQGMTRGSGRMAAVGLSVTALEQLLGEMVEPLDLEIAAINSADNLTVSGRLADLERLQARLNERNQFFRLLDLDYAFHSRYMEPAREALLTQLGDWTSGTATRAMFISTVSGTRSLGPELDAHYWWRNVREPVRLSDAVSEMARQGCHILVEIGPHAILQRYLRDCLQSNDIKGRILPTLRRHADGITALTDTVLRIQLLAEQPDLSAHFPMPGRPVNLPNYPWQRESFWHPSTNESGRAITSRRTHPLLGWSLPRSSHCWENVVDPCTLPWLADHRVGGAIVFPGAAYLEMALAAASQWSPGQCLSCEQIDILAPMVFDGNHARTLRFELDEHDGSFQIKSRPRLSEPIAAPRRSNPTSDYYIIATSRSSIC, from the coding sequence ATGATTCCGGCCGAAAACGACACCCAGCATATTCCCCGCGATGCAGCACCTACGCAGCCCACAGGGAAAGACCAAGAACGACAGGCAATAGCAATCATCGGCCTGGCATTTCGCTTTCCCGGCGATCTGGCCGACGAAGATAGCCTGTGGTCCGCCTTGAGCGAGGGACGGGATATGGTGACGCACCTACCCGCCGAGCGCTTTGCAACGGATGAACTGGCACACCCTGAGCGTCCCGAGGCTGGCCGCAGTGTGAACTTCTCTGCCGGGGTACTCTCGGGCATCGATCAATTCGATGCGGCATTCTTTGGTATCTCGCCACGCGAGGCGGCTTGGCTCGATCCCCAGCAGCGCCTGCTGCTAGAGCTCTCCTGGGAAGCCATGGAAAATGCCGGCAAGCCACCGTCCAGCCTGGCTGGAACCGACTGCGCTGTCTATGTTGGCATCTCCAGCCTGGACTATGGCACGCGAGGCCTGGATGACCTGGCCTCGTTGTCGGCCCATACGATGACGGGCAATACCCTCAGTCTGGCGGCCAACCGACTGTCCTATTTCTTTGACCTGCGTGGCCCATCGTTGGCAGTCGATACCGCCTGTTCGTCTTCACTGTTCGCCCTGCATCACGCCTGCCGCTGCTTGCAGCATGGCGAGGCCAAGGTCGCCCTGGTCGGCGGTGTCAATCTGCTGCTGCATCCCTATCCTTTCGTCGGCTTCACCAAGGCATCGATGTTGTCCGCTGACGGTCGCTGCAAGGTTTTCGATGCCGCGGGAAACGGCTACGTGCGCGCCGAAGGCGGCGCGGTATTGCTGCTCAAGCCGCTGCGTCAGGCGCAGCGCGACGGTGACTGCATCCACGCCGTGATCCTGGCAAGCGGTATCAATTCAGATGGCAAGCGCAAGACCGGCATCACCATCCCGAGCCAAGCAGGACAAGCAGAGCTGATGCGATCGGTATTAAAGCAAAGTGGCTTGCGCGGCGCGGACATCGACTTCATTGAGGCACATGGCACCGGCACCATGGTCGGCGATCCCGTCGAAGCTGCCGCCATCGGCGAAGTCTACGGTGGCCAGCGGGCGGCTCCTCTGCCCATCGGTTCGATCAAGGCCAACCTGGGGCATCTGGAGGCAGCCTCCGGCATGGCGAGTCTGGTCAAGACCGTACTGGCACTCAAACGACGTGCCTTGCCACCGCAGATCCAATTGCACGAGGCGCATCCAAGCATCGATCTGGAGGCGTTGAATCTGCGCTGCCATACCAGCCCTTTCCCGCTGTCCAAGGAAGGGCCATTGTTGGCAGGCGTCAATTCTTTCGGCTTCGGTGGAGCAAACGCACATGTCCTGTTGTGTGAATATCACGCAGACGTGTCTACGGATTGCCGCACGACTCCCGCATCACCTCCCCCCTTGTTCTTGAGCGCCGCCAATGAAGCCGCCTTGCGCGCCTTGGCAGGACGCTACCAGCGTCTACTGGACAAGCATACTGCCGGGCTGGACTTCTACGATCTGGCCTGGAGCGCAGCCTATCGGCGCAACCGCCTGCCATCCCGACTGGCGCTGTACTGCGAGGATGGAAAGAAGGCGGCCACAGCACTGGCGGCGTTTGCACAGGGTCAGCCGCATGAGGCGATAGTGCAAGAACAAGGTCTGCCGCAGAAAGGCAGAGTCGCCTTCGTCTATACCGGCAACGGCGCCCAATGGACAGGAATGGCACTGCGCCTGATGCACGAGTCCTCCCGATTCGCCGTATCCATGGCCGATCTCGATGCCCGGATGGCAGCCGTCGCCGGATTTTCCATACTGGAGCAATTACAGGCTGACGCGCACTCGTCACGCCTGGACGATACCGAAGTCGCACAGCCATTGATCTTCGCCATCCAGGTGGCGCTCACGCAGTGGCTGGCCGCGCAGCACGTCATCCCCGATGTGGTATGCGGTCACAGCGTCGGCGAGGTAGCCGCGGCCTGGGCCTGCGGGATGCTCGATATGGATGCGGCGATTCGCCTCATCGTCGCGCGTAGCCGAGCCCAGGGCATGACACGTGGCAGCGGTCGGATGGCAGCGGTTGGTTTGTCAGTCACTGCGTTGGAGCAACTGCTGGGAGAGATGGTGGAGCCGCTTGACCTGGAAATTGCAGCAATCAACAGCGCTGACAATCTGACGGTCTCTGGCCGGCTCGCCGATCTGGAACGTCTACAAGCACGTCTAAACGAGCGCAATCAATTCTTCCGCCTGCTAGACCTGGACTATGCCTTCCACAGTCGATACATGGAGCCCGCACGCGAGGCGTTGTTGACTCAGCTTGGCGACTGGACATCAGGTACTGCCACGCGAGCCATGTTCATTTCCACAGTCAGCGGCACGCGCAGCCTTGGCCCTGAACTGGATGCCCATTACTGGTGGCGCAACGTGCGCGAGCCGGTACGTTTGAGCGACGCTGTGAGCGAAATGGCCCGGCAAGGCTGCCACATCTTGGTCGAAATCGGCCCCCATGCCATCCTGCAGCGCTATCTGCGCGACTGCCTCCAAAGTAACGACATCAAGGGCAGGATATTGCCTACCCTGCGCCGTCATGCGGACGGCATCACGGCACTCACCGACACCGTATTGCGCATACAGTTGCTCGCCGAGCAGCCCGACCTCTCTGCCCACTTTCCAATGCCGGGCCGGCCCGTGAATCTGCCCAACTATCCGTGGCAGCGCGAGTCATTCTGGCATCCAAGCACCAATGAATCTGGGCGTGCGATCACGTCCCGGCGTACCCACCCCTTGCTGGGCTGGTCCCTGCCGCGTAGTAGCCATTGCTGGGAAAACGTAGTCGATCCCTGTACCTTACCCTGGCTGGCCGACCACCGCGTCGGCGGCGCCATCGTCTTTCCTGGTGCGGCCTACCTGGAAATGGCGCTGGCCGCCGCCAGCCAATGGTCACCCGGCCAATGCCTGAGCTGCGAGCAGATCGACATCCTCGCGCCGATGGTCTTCGACGGCAACCACGCGCGCACGCTTCGCTTCGAACTGGACGAACACGATGGCAGCTTCCAGATAAAAAGCCGACCTCGGCTGAGCGAACCAATCGCTGCGCCAAGGCGATCGAACCCAACCTCGGACTACTACATCATCGCAACGTCAAGATCATCGATCTGCTGA
- a CDS encoding ABC transporter permease, with the protein MELVGGTTSFVLLALIFFLVDTMPLPEDLLTVLLGWLLLGWLALALGFIVGALSERSDTFERIWQVANYLLFPISGAVYMVDWLPRFLQEVVLLLPMVHGVEMIRHGYWGGLLPTHENPAYLVACNLVLTLMGLALVRASENKVELE; encoded by the coding sequence CTGGAGCTGGTAGGAGGTACAACCTCCTTCGTCCTGCTTGCCTTGATCTTCTTCCTGGTCGACACCATGCCTCTGCCGGAAGACCTGCTGACGGTCCTGCTGGGCTGGCTGTTACTGGGATGGCTGGCGCTGGCACTGGGCTTCATCGTGGGTGCCCTGTCGGAGCGCTCAGATACCTTCGAAAGGATCTGGCAGGTCGCCAATTATCTGCTGTTTCCTATCTCCGGTGCCGTCTACATGGTCGACTGGCTACCACGCTTCCTGCAAGAGGTCGTGCTGCTGCTGCCCATGGTCCATGGGGTCGAGATGATTCGTCATGGATATTGGGGCGGTCTGTTGCCTACCCACGAGAACCCGGCCTACCTGGTCGCTTGCAATCTGGTGTTGACATTGATGGGACTGGCGCTGGTCCGAGCCTCGGAAAACAAGGTCGAACTGGAATGA
- a CDS encoding ABC transporter ATP-binding protein, with protein sequence MIKLNQVSKSYFTRHGERLILDSVEATVQRGEKVGVLGRNGAGKSTLIRLLGGVEHPSSGSIVRRMNISWPLAFGGAFQGSLSGLDNFRFICRIYGLSHHDRLAQVEDFAELGHYLREPVKTYSTGMRARLAFAISMAVEFDCFLIDEVITVGDARFQTKCRHELFEKRRDRSFVIVSHEVHNIRDYCERVLVLHDRKLLAFSEVDAAIDFYQEHC encoded by the coding sequence ATGATCAAGCTCAACCAAGTCAGCAAATCCTACTTCACGCGACACGGCGAGCGCCTGATCCTGGACTCGGTAGAGGCCACTGTGCAGCGCGGTGAAAAAGTCGGCGTACTGGGCCGCAACGGCGCTGGCAAGTCAACCCTGATCCGACTTCTGGGGGGCGTCGAGCATCCTTCTTCCGGCAGCATCGTGCGGCGCATGAACATCTCCTGGCCCCTGGCCTTCGGCGGTGCCTTCCAGGGCAGCCTGTCGGGACTGGATAACTTCCGCTTTATTTGCCGCATCTATGGCCTCTCTCACCACGACAGGCTGGCGCAGGTGGAAGACTTTGCCGAATTGGGCCACTACCTGCGCGAGCCGGTGAAAACTTACTCGACCGGGATGCGTGCAAGGCTGGCATTTGCCATCTCGATGGCCGTGGAGTTCGACTGCTTCCTGATCGATGAAGTCATCACGGTCGGAGACGCGCGTTTCCAGACCAAGTGCCGGCATGAGCTGTTCGAGAAACGGCGGGACCGCAGTTTTGTCATCGTCTCGCACGAGGTACACAACATCCGCGATTACTGCGAGCGTGTTTTGGTCCTGCACGACCGGAAGCTGCTGGCCTTTTCCGAAGTCGACGCGGCCATCGATTTTTATCAGGAACATTGTTGA
- a CDS encoding glycosyltransferase gives MKKTGNTIKTSNNNTVQEIFFSTNATIEALYLRTLHGHAELVDDVLCLEQDTKLSFNTYFNSFYESYWSQISSLDDLFLDIEFSGSLIIEVFRDTHHQGCQRITHLRLDADRQEQRSIPLNALGSSIGVTGRLFVDVMSRKNSRLVSLRFATSSAVRRKARISLGICTFQREKFVLRNLKSLLGMTALQPGLARIILVNQGGTLKLPELQRLIDSSARVLLIQQGNLGGCGGFTRTMHEALKIGEVTHHVLMDDDAVLDTRLLQNLISLLSFVDDDVVIGGHMLDMLRPQFLYEAGAQVRDNTRIIPLHHNVDLRSIDALHRFNAFQAVDYNAWWFCTVPIEQIRMAQFPAPIFIRGDDMEYGLRLQEQGNRTVAMPGIAVWHEPFYVKVGSWQLYYDLRNRLILAASYPHRFRMESPLDVLWWMLKSAASHDYLSAALLAKAVNDFLAGPTLMEQNSEAIHASVSRLTKSLAQPSTSEHDLPPAPQRLRRLPRSDWGLALLLTWRIASTLLLAGWSRPRLLMDHEASLANIHTGAYVKTNGIRSYRLRYLPHRMRLLQALHTSFSVWLAYRRRRKEAAQQWKNDIARLRSITTWQTIFHTNAPQQPGSMKQPGARG, from the coding sequence ATGAAAAAAACCGGCAATACCATCAAGACGAGCAATAACAATACGGTGCAGGAAATCTTCTTTTCCACGAATGCCACAATCGAGGCGTTGTACCTGCGCACCCTGCATGGCCATGCGGAACTGGTGGACGACGTGCTGTGCCTGGAACAGGATACCAAGCTCTCTTTCAATACCTACTTCAATAGCTTTTATGAGAGCTACTGGTCCCAGATTTCCAGCCTGGATGATCTCTTCCTGGACATCGAATTCTCTGGTTCGCTGATCATCGAAGTGTTCCGAGATACGCATCACCAAGGCTGTCAGCGCATCACCCATCTCCGCCTGGATGCCGACCGCCAGGAGCAACGCAGCATCCCGCTAAACGCTCTGGGTTCATCCATCGGCGTCACCGGCCGCCTGTTCGTCGATGTCATGTCACGCAAGAACAGTCGGCTCGTCAGCCTGCGCTTCGCAACCAGTTCAGCGGTCAGGCGCAAGGCCAGGATCAGCCTGGGCATCTGTACCTTTCAGCGTGAAAAGTTCGTGCTGCGCAATCTGAAATCACTGCTGGGCATGACGGCATTGCAGCCGGGCTTGGCGCGCATCATTCTGGTCAACCAGGGCGGCACGTTAAAGCTCCCCGAACTGCAACGTCTGATCGATTCTTCCGCACGTGTCCTATTGATTCAGCAAGGCAATCTGGGAGGATGCGGTGGCTTTACGCGCACCATGCATGAGGCCCTGAAGATAGGTGAGGTGACCCATCACGTTTTGATGGACGATGATGCTGTGCTCGACACGCGATTGCTGCAAAACCTGATCTCGCTGCTGAGTTTTGTTGATGACGATGTGGTCATCGGCGGGCACATGCTGGATATGCTGCGACCACAGTTCCTGTACGAGGCAGGAGCGCAGGTCCGCGACAACACCAGGATCATCCCTCTGCATCACAACGTCGACCTGCGCTCAATCGATGCACTGCACCGCTTCAATGCTTTCCAGGCAGTCGACTACAACGCCTGGTGGTTCTGCACCGTGCCTATCGAACAAATCCGCATGGCGCAATTCCCCGCCCCCATCTTCATCCGCGGCGATGACATGGAATACGGATTGCGCCTGCAAGAACAGGGTAACCGGACCGTCGCCATGCCCGGCATCGCGGTCTGGCATGAACCCTTTTACGTCAAGGTCGGCAGCTGGCAGTTGTACTACGACCTGCGCAACCGTCTGATCCTGGCCGCCAGCTATCCGCATCGCTTCCGCATGGAGTCCCCCCTGGACGTACTGTGGTGGATGCTCAAGTCGGCGGCTTCCCACGACTATCTCTCGGCAGCATTGCTGGCCAAGGCAGTCAACGACTTTCTGGCAGGACCGACGCTCATGGAACAGAACTCCGAAGCGATCCATGCGAGCGTTTCCCGCCTGACCAAATCGCTGGCGCAACCATCCACCAGCGAACACGATCTGCCGCCAGCTCCACAACGCCTGCGCCGTCTGCCGCGTTCCGACTGGGGGCTGGCACTGTTGTTGACCTGGCGCATCGCCAGCACGTTACTGCTGGCCGGATGGAGCCGACCGCGCCTACTAATGGATCACGAGGCCAGCCTGGCCAACATCCACACTGGTGCCTACGTCAAGACCAACGGTATCCGCAGTTACCGCCTGCGCTACTTGCCCCACCGTATGCGCTTGCTGCAGGCCTTGCACACCTCGTTTTCGGTCTGGCTGGCTTATCGGCGCCGCCGCAAGGAAGCCGCACAGCAATGGAAGAACGATATCGCGCGCTTGCGCAGCATCACCACCTGGCAGACGATCTTCCACACCAATGCGCCACAACAGCCTGGGAGCATGAAGCAGCCCGGCGCACGCGGATGA
- the glf gene encoding UDP-galactopyranose mutase, producing the protein MYDYLIVGAGLFGATFARLATDAGKRCLVIDQRRHLAGNCYTEEREGIHIHAYGPHIFHCNDSRIWNFVNRFAEFNHFRNSPLAMCAEKVYSLPFSMYTFNQLWGVTSPQAARAIIEEQRLKLEREPANLEEQALALVGSDIYHTLIRDYTRKQWQKDPRELPAAIIKRLPLRFSWDNNYFNDRYQGIPVGGYTAMFEHMLEGVEVRLGIDYLEQRSALATLANHTIFTGRIDAFYDYRFGELEYRTLRFDSQWLEIDNFQGVAVVNYPQPELPWTRIIEHKHFQADATLQMPRTIITREIPDQWQRDKTPYYPIGDDTNMALFRRYQALAAHETHVSFGGRLAEYRYYDMHQVIGSAMAKARKLLQGDCHEAAA; encoded by the coding sequence ATGTATGACTACCTGATAGTCGGTGCCGGCCTGTTCGGTGCCACATTCGCGCGCCTGGCAACCGACGCGGGAAAGCGCTGCCTGGTCATCGACCAACGCCGCCACTTGGCCGGCAACTGCTACACCGAAGAACGCGAAGGCATCCATATCCATGCCTATGGTCCGCACATCTTCCATTGCAACGACAGTCGGATATGGAACTTCGTCAATCGCTTCGCCGAATTCAACCATTTCCGCAATTCGCCCCTGGCCATGTGCGCAGAGAAGGTCTATTCACTGCCCTTCAGCATGTACACCTTCAACCAGTTGTGGGGTGTGACCAGTCCCCAAGCAGCACGCGCCATCATCGAGGAACAGCGCCTGAAGCTGGAGCGCGAACCGGCCAACCTGGAAGAGCAGGCACTGGCCCTGGTTGGCAGCGACATCTATCACACCTTGATTCGCGACTACACCCGCAAGCAATGGCAGAAGGATCCGCGCGAACTGCCCGCCGCCATCATCAAACGACTACCACTGCGCTTTAGCTGGGACAACAATTACTTCAATGACCGTTACCAGGGTATTCCTGTGGGCGGCTATACCGCCATGTTCGAGCACATGCTGGAAGGCGTAGAAGTTCGCCTGGGCATCGATTATCTGGAGCAACGCAGCGCGCTGGCCACGCTGGCCAACCACACCATCTTTACCGGGCGCATCGATGCCTTCTACGACTATCGCTTCGGCGAACTGGAGTACCGCACCCTGCGCTTCGATTCGCAGTGGCTGGAAATCGACAATTTCCAGGGTGTAGCGGTGGTCAACTATCCACAGCCGGAGCTCCCCTGGACACGCATCATCGAGCACAAGCACTTTCAGGCAGACGCTACGCTGCAGATGCCGCGTACCATCATCACACGCGAAATCCCCGACCAGTGGCAACGCGACAAAACCCCTTACTACCCCATCGGCGATGACACCAACATGGCGCTGTTCCGACGCTACCAAGCGCTGGCCGCGCATGAAACCCATGTCAGCTTCGGCGGCCGCCTGGCCGAGTATCGCTACTACGATATGCACCAGGTGATCGGATCGGCCATGGCCAAGGCCCGTAAGCTACTGCAAGGAGACTGCCATGAAGCCGCTGCGTAA